The genomic interval cgaaaaaacaagacaaaacaagacactTGACTAGCATATACAAAGAACTAGATCGGATTCCCAGAAGacaacaaatatacaaacaccaCCTCTTCAAGGCTTTCGCAAAGCCAGAAAAGGGGTTCCGGACACTTTGCAAGGGAGCAAAAGGTACAAGGACAGTAGGGCCCAGGTCTCCTGGGGAGGGGACTGCATGCATAGGTGACGCGGGTGCGGGGCAGAGCGTAGCATGCAGCGCAAGCCGAAAGCCCAGGAGCCACGGGCCTGGCCTTCTGCACAcctcctgccctcccccaaaTCCCACAAAGAATCTCGAAGTTCCTCTTGCTGGCCAGAGATCTGATAAAAAGCCCAGGCACGCCTCAGACCCGCGTATCTCGGAGGCTCCCAAGGCCGGCCATTGTGGTTTAACACGCCCGCTCCCTCCAAGGCGAGGAGGGGCGGCCGCATCGCCGCGGCGGTAAAGGGCGGGAAAATGAAGCGCTAAAGAAAGAacgagggggaggggcagagcccGCGCCTGCAACCAATGAACGGGAGCGAGGCCGCGGCGCGCGCACGCGCAGAGATCTCGCGGGACCCGGCCGTTGTCCCCGGCGGTGCTGCGGGCTGGGAGGTGGGCGGGGACCTGGAGGCGGGAGCGAAGTCTCGCGAGAAGAGGCAGTTGCCGTAGCGGAGCCCTCTGGGTCTGGGCGAGTGTGTGAGTGGATGTGAGCCGCCGCCGGAGCCGCGGACGGTTTGCCGAGCCCGTTAGCGCCGCTGGCCCAGAGTCCCGCCGCCGCCATGTCCCGGTACCTGCGCCCCCCAAACACGTCTCTGTTCGTCCGAAACGTGGCGGACGACACCAGGTGAGCGCAAGGGAGCCGCTGCTGCGCGGGGGAGGCCGCGGGCGAGCGGCGAGTGGCGGcgcgggggaggggcggggcgaAGCGAAGATGGCGGGGCCCGCGCCTGCTCTAGGCCGCGTCGCCGGCCGCCGCTGGCCGTCGGGATCGAGGGCCGGCCCTGGGCCGGACCGGGCCGAGCCgccggcgggcgggcgggcgagcgAGCGGCGTGCGGACCGCGTAGCGGGCCCTCGGGGCCGGTCCTCCTCGCGTGATCCGGTCTGGTCCAGCCTGGCCGGCCCGGCGTCTCACGGATCCGACGTCCACGTTCCACGAGGTGCACGCCCCCCTCGTCCTGAaaggaattttttgttgttggggggaaagaaaaagaaaaggttgccAGGCGGGGCGGCACCGGCCGGCACTCGGGGAAGCCGAGGCGGGCGCCGGAGGTCCGCTCGGGCTACCGAAGCGAGCCGGCCCCCGGCCCCCCGAGTTAGGTAGAAGAGATGCTAGTGGAATAACGGGATGGCGGAGGGTGCGCTCGCAGCTCTGCTTCCCCCGTCTGCCTGGACGGTGATTAGTGGATTGGCGAGCGCTGGGGAGAGAGGAGTCGTGGAGATCGGGGCGGAATTTACAATTTTCCCGTTAAGTGGGGGCATTCCACGTGTTTTTCTTTGAAAACGAGGTGCTGGAGAAAGCGCTCCCGTTAGGGCCTTCGCGATTCACTTCGGTGAACGGAGGCGGTACTTTTAAAGTAACGCCTCGTCTCCGGGCGTAGTCCCCAACACTCGGAAGACGGGTCTGGGAGTTCGAGTCTAGCCTGGTAAGGGCTTTGTTTTCAGCGTTTCCTTTGCTTTGAAATTGCCTTTGGGATTTTtcagaagggattttttttttttttaagtcgcAGGATCACTCTTCGTGTTCATAACACAATAAACTCCGAAGAAAAACTGAgggttttttctcttttgtagagTTTTATATCCTTTTGTCATTACACATAAAACAAGAGTGGCTGATTagcgacttttttttttttaaatttcccttttGTCATTTTAACACTTAAGTATGAAGTATGTAGTAGATATTGTGGTGGTTTTATTTCGGATTTTTAATGGCTGACCCTGTTGAACAATTTTAGGGTAAGTTAGGGTGTGATGGCTCGAGCCtgaaattccagcatttaggagggcTGAGTCAGGCTTGTCTTTGAGTTCCAAACCAACTGGACTAGAATGAGACCCACCTTAAAACAGAAATATACAATAGTTCTCAGAATACTAGAATATTTgatgattgtttttgtttattcatttttaaaagacaagtttgtttgtttgtcccgtacccccacccccaccccacacacacagggtttctctgtgcagccctggctgtcctggaactcactctgtagaccaggctggccttgaactcagaaatccgcctgcctctgcctcccaagtgttgggattataaagacagtttctttgtagtcttggctgacctggagctctgtAGACAGGTTagcagaaatcctcctgcctttgcctcccagagCGCAGGGaataaaggtgttcaccaccagcAAGCagtctttcagtttttaaaagttgaagaCGTGCCCTTTATGAACAGTGAAgaccagatttttaaaattgtaactgtttactgatttaatttaaaatagtcCTAGGCTTAAAAGCACCACCCCTTTCTCTTACTGCAGACAGGATCTCAGTCAGATAAGGCTATGTGAtttgactggccttgaacctactCTTTTCTGTCTTAGCCATCCCCATCCTGGGTAGTTATAAGACACTTAACCCGGCATTACAGAGTGTTTCCCTCCCACACTCAACTTTCCTAGCTcagactgtagaccaggctgcccctgAACTTCTAGCAATCCTCCTATTTTCAGTTTTTGCAATGCTTGAGGTACCGGTGAGCTGCAACCCTTGGGTTTTTTATCAgttgtttgtttggcttggcTTTTTTTGGCAGGGTCTCACTGACCCTGAATttatctggaactcacagagccctATAACTCTTGATTTCAcagtggtggaattaaaggtgagCTGCCTTCTGTATGGTGtaatcccccacccccagatgcattgtttgttttggattttcagGACAGAGTTCCTCCATGTAactaaccctggctgtcctagaacttgctctgtagaccaggttagcttcAGAGTctgcctcttgagtcctgggattaaaggtgtgtgccacctttgTAGCTCAGAAAACTCGCTGGCAAGGGCAGGGGTATAGGGATCCATGGGTTATATACTATTATCAACCATAATCCTTACATTCCTTAAGGTGATACTGAAATGTGAACATGTTCCGGAACGTGAACATAAAAAGTTTGAGTTTTTTCATGATGTTTTAGGTCTGAAGATTTACGTCGGGAATTTGGTCGTTATGGTCCAATAGTAGATGTTTATGTTCCACTTGATTTCTACACTCGTCGTCCAAGAGGATTTGCATATGTTCAATATCCTTTCTTCAGATGGATGATTAGTGAGGGGTGTTGAAGTTTGAAATTCAAGTTTTTATGTAAGTGGTAATATCTAAAAAATAGTCTTTTTATCTTCTAATGTCTTGTGTcttcaaatcttttaaaattttctgattCATTGCTCTTATTTCTTAGTTAAtccaaaaataaacctttaaattcCCATCCCTGCTGCTGAAACTCAAATCAATGATTataatatgtgatttttttatttgaatataataGTTGCTACCATCTTTGATATAAGTCAACTTAAAAGTTAATGTGTTCTTGTTTTTAGCAATTAAAGTTTAGTAatcttgtttgttattttgaatcACTTGATCGAAAACAAATTGTATAACGATGAGGTAAGCCTCTTTAATATTGTCCCTAATTCGCTGTCCTCTGTTGTTACCTCAGAATGTAAAGCTGTACAGTTATGGCGACCCCAAAGAGAAAGCATGAAAGAACTTTTAGAGTAGAGTTCAACACTTAAGGCACGTAGACAAGCCAAAGACCTCTTAAGGATCAGGCTTGAAGAGAAGGGAGagtttgggaaaagaaaaaataaagaaaagctggaagaaggacAAGCCTAATGGGAGACAAAGCCTCGATTTATCCACAAAGGGGGAAAAGGTTGTTTTTCAAAGTTAAAGATAAAGCCATCTGTCATATTTGACCAAGCATCTCATGACAAGTCCTTCTGACAAGCACTAAAAGAGTTAAAGGTCAAGATGAAGTTGAATGATGGCCAAGATTAAAGGAGTCATACCTGATGTATCCTACAGAAtaactactttctttttttattattttttattttattttgcaagcagttaattttcataattaatgCTGGTTTGGTCTAGTGACAAAACCTGTAACTTGAGTTTGTGTGGGCCTTTGATATTGTGATTGTGGTCTTGTGTGAGTGTATTTTCTCCTAGCTTATCAAGTTAAAGTATAGCAAAATAAAGCATTGTTAAGTTTAAATTCAGCATAATTTGATTTTAGACCAGTTAATCAGAGGCTCTTTGTAATATGAGGTAGTAGAATCCAGTCACAGAGCCCTATGTAAGGGGAAGACAGCTGCATGCACTGGGGACTACTTAGAGGAACAGCTGGATGTTCTAGGGTAGAGCCACTAAAAATATGTAGCAATAGgtctttttggtttgttcttgtttttttccaagtGGCTGCTGGTTCTGCGaatcctcctgtccctgcatGGCTTTTAGCACAGGCAGAAGATAGCTTTGCATGGATTGCAGAAGGCTGCCTTCATGATATGGGTCCTAATTGTGGTATATGGGAAATGAGCCTTGATTCTGAGTTTCAGGAGATTGTATTTCTGACCTTCTGTAAGGTCATTTCCTTGTCCAAGAAAGTGGAGAGTTAGAGGTGGCTGAAGCTGTGAATTTCAACCCAGAAACTTTCCTATTGCTTagatttgttttctgaaactCTGACCTTATAAATTCCTAGTGAAGCTTAGAGGGAAAAGCCAAAGCTGCTGGACCAATGAGTGGTCAGGAGAGCCTTGTGGATGGTTGTAAAACTTAAAGAATAATGCCCATATCTGGCTTCATAAATGCAGTGATGCAGTGTAGTTTATAATGTTCAGGATTTGTGTGGTTTGAGGTGGCCTGGGAACGATGTCAGCAGTAGTTTACCTCAAGAGTATGTTGTATTTGAACAGTAATGGGTTACACAGGGAATCCAGAGTAGTAAGTAAACAGTAGTAGGTTAGCAGGTTTGCCAGTTTCATTTTGGGAACACAAAGATTTCTTGGTGACCAGTACCTGGCTTCACTTAATGCTACTGTGTCTTCCATGACTCTTCCTGGTTTAGCCTTTTCTCCTTATCCTTGGCTTACGAGGTGGGTGAATTATGGCTCCTTGTTCTCTAGGCCAAGATTCTGTTTTAAGGATGCTCTGCCCACATTCATAATCTTTGTGGCTCTTAATGTAAACCATTCTGAAACAATACTGTCTCATGGAGTAACAAGTCAGTGGACATTAGGTGAACTGATTCCTGTTAGTTTAGCACCTAAGTTAAGTTAACCTTGAGGGGTGTGTATTTATAGCATTCAAGGTTATAAACTATCAGCTGTTTTACAAAAGTTGAAAGCACAGTTATTTGAGACTTTGGAAAATCTCTCCTGTTTAATTTACACATACTGGCTTCAGAGAAAGAGAGCGAGAGCTTGAGGCCTATGGCCTTTAATTATGTTTGGATAGAAAGTAGAAGTCTAGTGATAGGCTGAGACAAACTATCTATGGAACAAATATGTCATTAATGTGTTACTttggggtattttcttaattggtgcTCCAAATTTGCATTTCCAGTGATCCGAGACATTGATCTGGGTGTGCTTAGAGTGACGATTTTTAAGATGTGGTGAAAATCGTTTTCCAAaagtcgattttttttttttttttttttttcggtcaTGGTCTTAAGTGTACTTGTCTTCCATTCGAATGATGCTTTTAGAAAAGATGTGCTTAAACAAGATAAATGTTGACCTAGGGGCTCTGTTGCTGACATGGGGGAGAGCTACAAGGCAGCCTAGGTTTTTGGATGAAAATTGAGTGCCAACAGTTTTTCTACTTAATGCAGGTAAATACTGCCATGACTCAAATGGGAAACCAGCTGGATATGCTCTAGTGCAGGATGTTGCATACTTATTGTCATAGTGAGGCATTTTAATCTAGGAGTCCTTTTGCCACTTCTTGATAGTGTGCTTCTACAGTCTGCATGGATGTCATGTGCATTTGGCATAGTGACTGAGTGTACTGCTTGATTCTGACAATGCCTACAAATGACAGCATGCCTATCTTGTGTGGTGCAAGGAAGAAAACTACATGAAATAATGTTGCCTGTATCTGAAACTTTAAGTTAATGCTTTCTTCTCTTGTAAAGCATACTTTGCTTGCTTACTTAAGAATTactgtcatttttttatttgaaataatataaaaatcgTATTTCAGTTTTATATGAAATTTTTTAGTATCCAACAGAATtgactgatttatttttctattttattttatcaagttAATTCTTAGTACATGGGGAAGTTTTTTATAGTGTACTTTGATAGTTAAGGCATATCTTATTAgaatacatatttacatgtgtgtcttAAAACTGTATACCATTAGAAGATTGCAATATTAAGAGATAAGTTGTTTCAGACTTCGCAAACCATTCATTATCAAAGTTTACAAAGCTTCTCAAGCCCCTTAACATTTAGCACATTTGAGGACGTTCGTGATGCTGAAGATGCTTTACATAATTTGGACAGAAAATGGATTTGTGGGCGTCAAATTGAAATACAGTTCGCACAGGGGGATCGGAAGAGTGAGTATAATTACCCATATGCATGTAGTGTGTTGCTTTTTAGACTTaagtttcttagttttgttttttctttctaaactccAAGAGCTTAAAAAATTGGATAGTTGTGTAGGTACAAGACTATGGAAATTCATAGGATTAGACTTGGAAAGGTAACTAGGTTAAACCTGGACTAGATCTTATATTCACACTTCGCTCTTGTTACTCAGGTATACATCATTTGTTAGCTGCTTACTTATAACAGCAGGGCTATATATAGACTTTGGAGTCATGTAGAACCTGGCTTTCAATTCTGACTCGGTTCTTAGATTTGCTGAGATAGTAAAAAGACGAGTTAACATGGCTGTTGAAGAGTTATTAAATCAGTGTTAGCTCCTTTAGCTTTTCTATGCATTGGTTCTCAGAGCTGCATAGTCCCACTTAACTGCGTTTTGGTATTATATAGTCTGTCTAGGCCAAATCTTGCATTTCATGTACTCTTGTGGTACCAGTCCCTCTAGTTAAAAGTAGTTaacatggctgggcagtggtggcacacgcctctaatcccagcacttgggaggcaaaggcaggtggatttctgagtttgaggccagcctggtctacagagtgagttctaggacagccagggcaacacagaaaaaccctgtctcaaaaaaaaaaatgtagttaacATGTTGATTAGCAAAGTAATTGTGAGAAGACATTGAAAAAAAGCCAGTGATTTATTAGTGCTAGTTTTTAACATTAAGCGCACTGTCTTTTGatacacattttgaaaataagcAAAGGTTTATTCTAGTTATGCTTCttacaccaaaaagaaaaaaaaggacaatcTTGAGTTACAAAACACATTATTCCTAGTGTAAGATGAAGAAGGATGCAGGgctgagccaggtatggtgacataCACTTTGAATCTCAACATCTGATAATTTGAGGCCTGGCAGTCCTCTCTAATGacgtttttatttttctcaaaaacagggctaggaagatggcttagCTTAGGGAACTGACTGCTTCTAGAGAatcaggtttgatttccagcatccacatggtactgcctgcctgccttctggaCTCTGGGCAATATGTACAtagggtgcacagacatacatgtacccatacacataaaataaaagtcttttagaGGAAGAATGCAAGAATGTTATCCTTTAGTATGATGGTTTAGATGCTAAAGTTTTGAGATTCTAAGTATTTCAATTCTGTTCCATAGCACCAAATCAAATGAAAgccaaggaagggaggaatgtaTACAGCTCTTCACGATATGACGATTATGACCGATATAGACGTTCTCGAAGCCGAAGTTATGAAAGGAGAAGATCAAGGAGTCGCTCCTTTGATTATAACTATAGGAGATCTTACAGTCCTAGAAAGTAAGTCTGGAGCACAGTGATCTGTTGTTGTTTAATGTTTGTAGCCAAGCATAATGGCAtgaacctataatcccagctactcagaagactgaggtgGGAGGACCACAGAGGCTCACTTAAACAATAAACTGTTGTAaggccctgtctttaaaatagatatttgctaattttttttttttaataccttttcttatttttaattgtgcatCTTGGATGCTTCATTAAGGTTAAGTTATCTTTggtgctttatttaaaaattaagactatAAATAGACATTTGTCACTGTTTGCTTTTTCTGGTATGCTTTTTAGCAGTAGACCGACTGGAAGACCACGGCGTAGCCGAAGCCATTCCGACAATGATAGGTAAATAATTTTGCTTTGAAAACAACtcgatgttttttgttttttcaatttcaGAGTGAACTTTTGCTCTAAAAGTAACAGATTTGATAAATATAGAATCTAATTTTTACTCTAATTGTATCTCTCCTCTGTTTTGAAAGATTCAAACACCGAAATCGATCTTTTTCAAGATCTAAATCCAATTCAAGATCACGGTCCAAGTCCCANNNNNNNNNNNNNNNNNNNNNNNNNNNNNNNNNNNNNNNNNNNNNNNNNNNNNNNNNNNNNNNNNNNNNNNNNNNNNNNNNNNNNNNNNNNNNNNNNNNNNNNNNNNNNNNNNNNNNNNNNNNNNNNNNNNNNNNNNNNNNNNNNNNNNNNNNNNNNNNNNNNNNNNNNNNNNNNNNNNNNNNNNNNNNNNNNNNNNNNNNNNNNNNNNNNNNNNNNNNNNNNNNNNNNNNNNNNNNNNNNNNNNNNNNNNNNNNNNNNNNNNNNNNNNNNNNNNNNNNNNNNNNNNNNNNNNNNNNNNNNNNNNNNNNNNNNNNNNNNNNNNNNNNNNNNNNNNNNNNNNNNNNNNNNNNNNNNNNNNNNNNNNNNNNNNNNNNNNNNNNNNNNNNNNNNNNNNNNNNNNNNNNNNNNNNNNNNNNNNNNNNNNNNNNNNNNNNNNNNNNNNNNNNNNNNNNNNNNNNNNNNNNNNNNNNNNNNNNNNNNNNNNNNNNNNNNNNNNNNNNNNNNNNNNNNNNNNNNNNNNNNNNNNNNNNNNNNNNNNNNNNNNNNNNNNNNNNNNNNNNNNNNNNNNNNNNNNNNNNNNNNNNNNNNNNNNNNNNNNNNNNNNNNNNNNNNNNNNNNNNNNNNNNNNNNNNNNNNNNNNNNNNNNNNNNNNNNNNNNNNNNNNNNNNNNNNNNNNNNNNNNNNNNNNNNNNNNNNNNNNNNNNNNNNNNNNNNNNNNNNNNNNNNNNNNNNNNNNNNNNNNNNNNNNNNNNNNNNNNNNNNNNNNNNNNNNNNNNNNNNNNNNNNNNNNNNNNNNNNNNNNNNNNNNNNNNNNNNNNNNNNNNNNNNNNNNNTCTTGTCAAGATGTCTAAGCCCATGATGATTATTTATGATGCAATGTGGAATAGTTCTTTTGTTAACTCCACCGTCTGGGGATTGATGCCAACTGGGTTAAATAGCGTTTTCAGGGAGATTGACCTTTTCACTGAAACATGGAGACTTCACTGCTTTCCCCCACCTCAATCCCTGCTGGTTCTAAGATTTGGAACATTAAAGCATAAGGGAAAAGTAAACTCCCCCTTAAGTTTTAAGTGTGTCAGTGATCACAGAAATCATTTTGAGGGGAAAAGACTGTTCTTAGCATAGTTTCTCTAAAATTTAACTATTGTTGATCATTGTTatttaggggttttgttttgttgtttgttttttctgttagAAACAAGTGAACtgtttgaaaatacattttgtttatatGCATAGTGTAAAACAAACTGAATTTTGATGCTCACAGCACTTGCCATGTGCGTTTGTATCAAAATCTGCCTGTTCTTCACAGGGGAGGCTTGTTCAGTTTATTATTGTGAGACAAGTTGAGAAGATGACACTCCTAGGTGATTTTTGTGGTGCCGTGAATTTTTGGGAAATGTTGAGTTTTAAACAAAAGCCACATCACTTAGTTTTTGGTAATGTAGGACATGACTAAAAAATAGTGAAATGATAcccttaaatatttataatttctagtACTTCTTTCTCTTCAAGATTGTTTTGGAGGCAATAAAGTGACTTGAAATGTCCGGTGTCATTTCAGAATACAAAGCTAGTGTCTCTAAGATCTTAGACTCCTTGCTTACAGATGTGAGTGAAGATGCTGTGGGGGGTGATCCTGCTAGAGGATTACctgtttttcctttcaattttgtttttagaaatctaGTCCTTGCTTGTAGACAACAAAAGATGGTTTTAAGAACTGTTTGTGGAATGTGTTTGGAGGATTAATTCtagattctttgtatatttactagtatttctaacttttatttctttactgtttGCAGTTAATGTTCTTGTTCTGCTATGCAATCATTTATATGCacgtttctttaatttttttagattttcctggATGTATAGTTTAAACAACAAAGTCTATTTAAAACTGTAGCGGTAGTTCGCAGTTCTAGCAAAGAGGAAAGTTGTGGGGttaaactttgtattttctttcttatagaagcttctaaaaaggtatttttatatgttctttttaACAAATATTGTGTACAACCTTTAAAACATCAATGTTTGGATCAAAACAAGACCCAGCTTATTTTCTGCTTGCTGTAAATTAAGCAAAGAtgctataataaaaacaaaatgaaggaaataatgaTTAACTGGAATTATTATAGTTCTGAATGAGTctaaaataatggaaataatcCTCTGTAGCTTTAGGAATATTTGAATCAGTTTTAACATTAGGCACAACTACGCAACTCTGGGAATGATAGAACTTGCCAGAAATCTACATCTTTTACATAGTACCTAAGAAATTTCCTTATGTCAAAATCATGTCATGATTCTTCATTAAACCTCTTGGGTTAAATAGTATAAGAGGTTATTTAGTAGTATTGgtaaacattaaaatgaaaatttgggCAAGCTaactataaatttatattttcattactacAAAGAATCCTGCTCATTTCCCTTCCTGAACAAGACagactgggttttatttttatgacgTGGTTTAAATCCTTTTTTATTGTATGTTGGTGAGCATTGAAATGATGACCACTTCCGGAGGGTGGTTTTGGTATATTTTTTTGGATTGAAATCTAGCTATTTTGCAGTAACAATTATAGCTGgtaatttattatttatgctGTGCCAGACACTGTTCAAGAGAGTTTGTTTATTCCTTCACTCTTCACAACACCctttaaagaaagattttctCCTCCCCACATATCAggaaactaaggcacagagaaAAGGCTGTTAATAGCAAGATttaagcctcttttttttttttaaatagtagttGAAGAGGTAGCTCAATAAAATTATGCTCAGTCTCTGTAGAACTAGAAGGCCTGgtgctggtttgtttttgtcagttttttATACTCAGACTGTTAACTTGAGAAGCTTACATGGTGTTTATGAAATGGTATGCCCAGCATAGCTTCACAAGGACTATATACATACAGTTATGCTTATAGTAGGATTCTGATGATACCAGGTgaggatttttacatttttttaagctGAATTTGGATCATATTAAGTTCCACAGTTGATAAGACTCTCCTTTGTGCATAGCAGTGGGCTCTATTGAATAAGATGGTCCTGTCAAGATTCAAGTGAAAGCTGACACTTCCCCTCTCTTTTTACTTAAGAaatctacttgtttatttgtttgttttttaatccaagTAAGCAAGAAGAAAAGTGAGAGATAATGAATGCATCAGTGAGAAAGGACAGGTGCTACATTGAGTTTGAGCTGTTAAGTTACAACCTAGGGAAAGGACCTGGGAACTACTGTACTATTCTCTTGAAATTTTGGCCCAGTAAGCTGCTACATCCAGTTCAACTAACAAAATCCTGTATACCacagagaagaataaagagaaaaccaAACTGACAAACATCCTTCTTTTATTTAAGACCAAACTGCAGCTGGAATACCCAGTACAGTTCTGCTTACTACACTTCAAGAAAGATCTGAAAGCggaaaaaagaaccaaagaaggGCAGTCCAAGCGACCAAAGGGTGGGTGGAAGGTGCTGCAGTATGGTACTGTACGAATATTTTGACTCTGGtctgaaaagataaaagaattatCGAAAACTACATGGAATAATTGAAGTCCCTTCAAGTTTGAAAGTAAGCATTTTAggacaaataaaaggaaattcaACTTTGTACTTGTGGAAACTAATCCCTAAATATGAACAGGTTTATATTGATTCATGGGTAGCCGATCCATGATAAGTTACTGGAAACTAGGATGTCTGAACATCAAGGAAGACAGCCATAGTCTCTAACAGTGCCTCTCTTGGTCTGTCTCAAATTAAATTGGATGGTAAAGGTATGGTCAAATATAAAGTTTTTCCTAGTTAACTCTTAAAAGTCAGTTCCACTTAATGCCAATGTTGGCAAGTCTTGCCTTTGTTTATTCCAGTGCCAGTATTTTCTGCTTAACTCTTTTGTTGGCATCTGAGTTTATTTACTTGTATACTACATACAGTTTACATCTAACCACTCCTTGCCAGGCTAATTCCACTTAACACTTGATATCCACCCATGAGGGCCCATCTCTTCTCACCTCCTGTGTAGACAGTATGTTCAACAGATATTTATTGAACCCTTACCGTGGGCAAAATATACTGGATAATTGGAGAGGAGAACAGATTATTTAGTAAAACCTACTGAGCACAATCTAGTGAATCATTATAGTATGACCTCATCTTGAGGTGTGTTACAGTAATATTTTATACCATTCATATCCTAGTGTAATTATAAAACCCAATATactatcaaagaaaataattttatggtcgtcTGCCATTTAAAAGTATCTAGTATTTGTTGTATCCCATTACTACAAATAATGAAGAAAACCTGTGATAAGCTGATCTGTTGTGCAGTGATTAATATACTAGAGTAAGATTAAGTTGTTAACTGTTGACTCTGTCAAGCAAATAGGTAATCCCCAAAATAACAAGTATTTAACTTTATATTAAAGCAAACCCTGGGTGCTATAATTAGATCATTTTGAGGCAGACAGCTGTTCTCCCAATCGACTTAGTATATTCTGTATGGAAGAGGAAAGTGTTTACTGGATAAGACTTTTTAGTGATCTACTTGTACATTTTATAGGGGACATATTATGTGTATAGTTAATAAATAACTTTATAGTGTCGCAAATGTTTTGGATTCCTTAGTTCCTTATCAGGATATGAAGCTTGTTTATCCTACCATTAATACCATCACATTCGGATCTTTGTTGTATTTTTGCCACATATTTAAAACTATGTCAAAATCTGAAATCTGGAAACAGTGTTAAGCCTTTgaccattttttttaagtgtagtaGGAT from Mastomys coucha isolate ucsf_1 unplaced genomic scaffold, UCSF_Mcou_1 pScaffold18, whole genome shotgun sequence carries:
- the Srsf10 gene encoding serine/arginine-rich splicing factor 10 isoform X2 — its product is MSRYLRPPNTSLFVRNVADDTRSEDLRREFGRYGPIVDVYVPLDFYTRRPRGFAYVQFEDVRDAEDALHNLDRKWICGRQIEIQFAQGDRKTPNQMKAKEGRNVYSSSRYDDYDRYRRSRSRSYERRRSRSRSFDYNYRRSYSPRNRPTGRPRRSRSHSDNDRPNCSWNTQYSSAYYTSRKI
- the Srsf10 gene encoding serine/arginine-rich splicing factor 10 isoform X1; its protein translation is MSRYLRPPNTSLFVRNVADDTRSEDLRREFGRYGPIVDVYVPLDFYTRRPRGFAYVQFEDVRDAEDALHNLDRKWICGRQIEIQFAQGDRKTPNQMKAKEGRNVYSSSRYDDYDRYRRSRSRSYERRRSRSRSFDYNYRRSYSPRNSRPTGRPRRSRSHSDNDRPNCSWNTQYSSAYYTSRKI